AACCCAGCGATCACAGATCCCGTAAAGATTCCCGCGAAGAAAAGTAATGTCGTAAAAATGACTGACAGACCCTTTGATCTGGAACGTCCGATTTGATAAAAGGACCAAAACATAAAACCGAAGCCCATGATATAAATTGATTTCAAAAAAATTGAAATCATGACACTGACCATCGAAAGCACCCCGTCAAACCTTGGTATCGTTCCATACGCGTCAGATATCATGAACGAAATACTTAGGAGAACCCCATTCAATATGAGTATCAGCCCCGTCACCGCTACTGCAAAGACCGCTTTAATGCCGACAAGTTGCCACATTGGCGCAGGCGAATGCATCCAAATCTCCGGTTGCTTCATTTCTTTCTCAAGACTCGTAAATAAAATAACAACACCTGCAGATATCGTAAACGCGAACCAAGTACCGGAAATGATGAGCGAGTTTTCAAACGTATTCATCGGCAAATCAAATGCACGGTTAATCAGCGGCGGCACGACCAACACAACCGCGATATTCACAAAAACCAAGGCAAGAATTCCCCACTTTAAAAGAATCCACTCTTTCCGCATTAATCCCTTCATACTTTTTACGTCCATATTAAAGCCTCACTTTCTTTTCGAATAAAGTGATTGCGACGATGAAAAACAAAAATGCTATTGCAAAATCAATCAGTAATTCACCAGTATAGATTTTCATATCTGCAAATGCAGAAAGGAAATTCTCTTTTTCTAGGTCGAAGCCAACACCCTGATTCAACTGACCGAAACGAGTGATTTTGGTATAAACCACCAATTCTGCTAATCTCGCCTGCAACCAAGATAAAAACAAAAAGATCACAACAACGATTGGTCCTGAAAACCCTTTTACAACCGGTTTTAATAATTGATAAAGCACCCCTAGGAATAAACCGATGCACATGATGAAAAGTGATAACAAAAAGAACATTAGCGCTATCGTCGTTCCAAATTGAAACACTGCAACAAATGATGTCGTTGACCCTGAAAGTCTTGATTCGATAAGAACAATCGCAAGCGGAAACAATATATTCACAAACCCAATCATCGAAGCAAACAGTGCTTTCACACCAAATAGTTTACCTGTCGGTGCCGTTGAATGAAGCCATACATCCGGCCGGTGCATCTCCTTATTCAATGAGACCAGTAAAACCATTGTCGGTAAGATCACACTTAGTAACAATCCCCATATCCCGCTGTATATCGGCAATATCTCGATTACACGTACCTCTTCCATTATGAAAGTACTGGCAAACGACAGGAAAAGGACACCGCATATTTGCGTGATCAGCGATCCGTAAAACCATCCATTCATCACAGACCATTCTTTCCTCATCAACCCATTCCATTGCTTCATACGTTCATCTCCTCTCCGTATTGGTGTATTAGTTATATAGTACACTATATGTAAGTCGGAAGTAAAGTGTTTATTCAAAAGAATTATCATCTTTTTAACTTATTTGATTTTGCTTGCAGTTGGAATGGGTTTGCTTGCACTATGGATTGGTCTCCTTGCACTCTGTCTTACTTTGCTTACATTAAACTAAATTTGCTTGCACATCCCACGGATTTGCTTGCAAGTCAGGACTTTATACCCTCCCATTTTCCATAAAAAAAACACCTCTTCCAACTTGCAAAAGAGGTGTTTCAGTTAAATAAACCGATTAATAATAAGTTGGATGATCAGTGCTACAGTAACGCAGCGTAGGAGGATTTTTACGTGGTGTGGATTTAACTTTTCCGCAAGGCGGACGCCGATTTGTGCGCCGGACAATGATCCAGCCATGAGCGCGAAGGCAATTGGCCAAATGATTTTTCCCATGGCGATATAGCTGATTGCCGCACCGAAACCGCTGGAAAACGTGGCGAGGCGAACGAAACCGATTGCCCGGAGGTATGCAATTCGAAGATGACCGAACAAATAAAGCAGAAGCGTTCCTTGCCCCGGTCCAAACATTCCGTCGTACAGGCCGATACTAAACAGTCCTGGAACACCCATTTTTGTCGGTCGAAGATCTTCTTCTCCCGTGAAGTCCGCTTTAGAAAAGAATGAAGTTAAAAATGCGAAGATCAAAAGCACAACGGCAACCGTATACATCGTACTTTCCGTCAACCGCGTTGCGATAAAGCCGCCCGTGAATCCGCCGGTAAGCGACACAGGAATAATCCAATATGATTCTTTCAAGGTAATTTGCTTTTTTAACAATACCGTTATAAATGTCGAAAACGAGCTAACGGTTGTCGATATTTTCCCCGCCCCGATGACGGAGTGAATTGGGATGCCCATCAACAGCATCGCCGGAACTGTAATAAGTCCGCCGCCGCCCGCAAGCGTTCCAAGCGTCATAGCTACCATGCCGATAAAATATAATAATACATAATCCAAACCAGTCACCACCTTACTTTAAGTATACGTCTAGTTGACTGATTAGGAAATTCAATTGTTTCGAATTAAGTCCATAAGGTTTCCTTATGAGATTGCTTCCAAAAACGGTCATATGGGTTTCGAAACTCTAGCGGTATACTAAAGATATAAGGGGGAGAAATCATATGAGTACATTCTTAACAGGCATTGACCATATCCAAATCGCGGCACCCAAGGGTTCTGAAGATGAAGCGCGCGCGTTTTATGGCGAAATTCTTGGCATGGAAGAAATTCTGAAACCGGAAAACTTGCAAGGACGCGGTGGTTGTTGGTTCAAAGTCGGTGCCGTGGAAGTGCATATCGGCATCCAACCAGATTTCATGCCTGCGAAAAAAGCCCATCCCGGTTTTACCGTGAATGCGCTTGAACAACTAAGGGAAAGGCTGCAAGAAGCAGGCTACCCAATCAGTGAAGAACCGCCCATCGAAGGCCGGTCTCGTTTCTTCACGCACGACCCATTCGGTAATCGCATCGAGTTTCTAGAATTAGAATGATTATGCTTCAATAATTTCCCGTTCTTGCCTATCAAGTTTTTCCAACCCATGAAGGATTTCATCACGTTTTCTCGCTAAATCATCCTGAACACGACGCACATCTCTTAACACATCATTCAACTTAGCTTTCGCATCCGTGATTCGTGAATGCACTGCCCAATCTGAAAAGATATTATCGAAAAAGATGTCCGTGAATGTAAAAACATCATTTTGGTTCACTGTAAAGGATTCCGTGGCGACGTTTTGGACATCCATTAACTCCGTTTCAAAATGTCGCAATGCACGCTGCGCGCGGTGAACATAATCATCTGAACTGTTGATTTCCGAGTATTTTAACGCCGAGACAATGAGTCCGCCGCCCAGAAACGTATCCCAAACCGACATTCCTTCTGCAGAACCTAACTTATCGATTGCCGCCCCGAGTGCACGGCTCGCTTTACTGCCCGCATCACGCGCTTCATCGACCTCGCGCAATATGGAACGCAACGTCACGCGCTCATCGGCAATTTTTTGCAATGTGCTATTCGCCACGGAATCATAACGGCGTATCCACGTCTCCTTCTCTTTTAAAAAGTCCGCCCAGTCTTCATCGATGTAAGCAAAGTCAGGGTTTTTCATATCCGCTCGTAATCTTGTTACCTCTGCTTCAAGATCAACAAGATTTTTCTCAGCTTCGTTATATTTCAGTTCCGCCTCCGCGGCTTCTGCAATTTCTTTTTCCATCTTTTCATCCCATTTGCCGGTCCACTCATTTATTTTATTCATAAATGAAAATCGCCCGAGTTTCGCGACGTCCTGTTGTTCTTTCGTTAGTTTTTTATGAAAACGATCGCGCAGTATTCGCGCATCTTTCAACCCGGCCTCTGCCCCATCAAGCCGACGCTTCACACGATTCCGCTCTGTCCGTTTCATCGTCAACGCCAACTGCCGCTCGTGAATATCTCCTCTCATCGACACCGCCCCCTTTTTAATCTATACGGATTTGTTTGAATAAAGTTTCAATTAACTTGATGCAAATCAAGGCGATCTCACTAAATAGCTTCTATTCTTAAGATAGGGGTGATGGTATGAAATTCATTCAATTAATCTCTATTTTGCTTTTTTTATCGACTTGTGGGAATGAAGCTATCGTTAGTACATTGCCAGACCCCGTTCCAGATCAAGAAATTCTTTCATCCGAAGAAGGATTATCCTTAACGCTTCTCGAAGATACATTTACCGGTTCACCAATAATCATTTACACGCATGTTCAAAATGACAGCAATGATGATTACGGCTATGGGGACTTCTACCACATTGAAGTAGAGAAAGACGGACAGTGGTACATTATTACGTACTCAGATGCCGTGTTTTTTAAAAATCCACGCTTCAAAGATTTCGGAAGCACCTTATTAGCAGGGAATGAGGCCTACCAAACTTTTTCCGTTGAAGAACTTGGCGTTGACCTCTTTCCGGGAAATTATCGTCTTGTCAAAACATTTTTATCACAAGGTGAAGCATTCTATGAAATAACTGTAGCTGTACCATTTTTCGTTAAATAAAGGGGAGAAATTTAGTTGGATTGGATATTTGAATCTATCAATAACGGCGTAACGAACGAAGAAATAGTAGCCGCACAAGCAAAATTAGGTGTTTTATTGCCCAATGACTTTCTTGAATTAATGAAGAAGTCAAATGGCGGTTATATAAATTACGATAAACGAGCATTTCCCATCGATTTCAACATTGAAAGCGGCGATGCATTTATCGAAGTGGAAGAAATTATGGGCGTTCATGAAGAAGGAATTTTACTGAGTGAATACTTGATCCAGGAATGGGATTTACCGAGGAACCTTGTTTTATTCGCGGGAAGTGGCCATGCATGGCTTGGGTTCAACTATGAGGGACGTGACATTCCAAATGTGGTATATGTCGAACCGGATGATGGTGGCGACGGGAATAACTTTCATGTTATCGCTGAAACTTTTACGGAGTTTATAAGTAAGTTGGATGACCCCGATAAATATTTTGATTAAAATAAAAAAGTCCACGACAATTCGCGGACTTTTTGCATGTTAATAATGGTTCGTCTTAATTCGCTCTTTACGATGTTCTCTTCTCGCAGGCCCCATGTCATATAACGCTTTTTCATCTTCCGTTTCTGGTTTGACCCCCGGAACGGGCGTGGGCTTTTTGTTTTCGTCCATCGCAACCATCGTCAAAAAGGACTCCGTCGTTAATTTCTTCACGCCTGTCAATAAATTCGTTGAGTGTACCAGTACATGCACTTCCATGGAGGTGCGTCCCGTTGAACTGACAACCGCTTCCAACTCCAAAACGTCACCGACATAAGCGGATGATACAAAGTCGACTCGGTCGATGGATGCCGTGACGACAGCCGTATTGGAATGCTTCATTGCGGTGATCGCCGCGATTTCATCGATGTAGGCGAGCACGATTCCGCCGAATATTGTTTGCAGATGATTCGTATCAGGTGGTAACACCAGTTTGGTTTGTACAGTGCGTGATTGACTCATTAATCGTGTGTCGGACATTTTATCATTTCCTTTTCTTTACTATCTTCATTTCCAATATACCCGTTCCACATAATGTTGAACAACTTTTCCGTCGCAGAAACGCCAAACTTCGTCAAAACGACCAATAATCGCATCGAAACGACTAAAGCGCACAGCCAAACGACTATACCCACCCCGAAACGACCAATGAGACACGCAAACGACCAATAACCGCTCCCAAGCGACCAATACCCACCCGCCATCATCCAATCCCCACAAAAAACAAAAAAAGGCGAACCCCACAACTCGAGGTCCACCTTTAAACCATTTCCGACAACAACGCATAAACTCGTTTCATCTCTTCCTGCAACGCCCATTGACTGCGACCCAGCCATCTACAATGAATGGCATTGCCTTCCAGTCGCGTCATGCTCGCTTGCAGTCCATCTTCCACACGTAGCGTCTCTTG
This genomic window from Sporosarcina sp. Marseille-Q4063 contains:
- a CDS encoding acyl-CoA thioesterase; translation: MSDTRLMSQSRTVQTKLVLPPDTNHLQTIFGGIVLAYIDEIAAITAMKHSNTAVVTASIDRVDFVSSAYVGDVLELEAVVSSTGRTSMEVHVLVHSTNLLTGVKKLTTESFLTMVAMDENKKPTPVPGVKPETEDEKALYDMGPARREHRKERIKTNHY
- a CDS encoding SMI1/KNR4 family protein, with protein sequence MDWIFESINNGVTNEEIVAAQAKLGVLLPNDFLELMKKSNGGYINYDKRAFPIDFNIESGDAFIEVEEIMGVHEEGILLSEYLIQEWDLPRNLVLFAGSGHAWLGFNYEGRDIPNVVYVEPDDGGDGNNFHVIAETFTEFISKLDDPDKYFD
- a CDS encoding VOC family protein; the protein is MSTFLTGIDHIQIAAPKGSEDEARAFYGEILGMEEILKPENLQGRGGCWFKVGAVEVHIGIQPDFMPAKKAHPGFTVNALEQLRERLQEAGYPISEEPPIEGRSRFFTHDPFGNRIEFLELE
- a CDS encoding immunoglobulin-like domain-containing protein, with the protein product MKFIQLISILLFLSTCGNEAIVSTLPDPVPDQEILSSEEGLSLTLLEDTFTGSPIIIYTHVQNDSNDDYGYGDFYHIEVEKDGQWYIITYSDAVFFKNPRFKDFGSTLLAGNEAYQTFSVEELGVDLFPGNYRLVKTFLSQGEAFYEITVAVPFFVK
- a CDS encoding sulfite exporter TauE/SafE family protein is translated as MDYVLLYFIGMVAMTLGTLAGGGGLITVPAMLLMGIPIHSVIGAGKISTTVSSFSTFITVLLKKQITLKESYWIIPVSLTGGFTGGFIATRLTESTMYTVAVVLLIFAFLTSFFSKADFTGEEDLRPTKMGVPGLFSIGLYDGMFGPGQGTLLLYLFGHLRIAYLRAIGFVRLATFSSGFGAAISYIAMGKIIWPIAFALMAGSLSGAQIGVRLAEKLNPHHVKILLRCVTVALIIQLIINRFI